Proteins encoded together in one Drosophila albomicans strain 15112-1751.03 chromosome 2R, ASM965048v2, whole genome shotgun sequence window:
- the LOC117574607 gene encoding protein mesh isoform X5 — MRFKLFVVCALACGFMAYVLANENVSTEVEDQIIKTVPANKAPKIVEAAEFVEIPEELKTTPAVKKVDKVSPPAAVAPAAAKASSPAPAAAKPQAKPIVQAAVAAAPMKLLPVASSRGTDDILTVAGLKPQAKSGALVMPLEYLGELYDVDTSGYNWDPNNNVAPPDTASTAAGGYTITSARLAELRQNFMYWFFDKDMYGGRGDYQFDIHASMTQLHKNLNFQMPFYGFRFNYTRLSLNGYLEFSDPPEYLTYPLVFPIKDWPVKRDPSFMGIFFSKCRVGRIYPTDIDQRTPGVYWRVVRDLMGRTDRFGVEVRERTMWDIRTGVVGADTFVPKHVVIATWKNVSFAGGIDNSLFTTNTFQMVLATDEVYTYAIWNYAVLNWLSHTEAGGDTTKGEGGTPAYVGFNAGNGTQAYEYKPYSQNMVIRDLANRGWGNGFPGRHIFRLDEQILIGSCNKDIDAALLPLTFAPESGNMLGGQVVNITGPCFDPDIRVTCHFDTESVLGTYVDRNRVICVQPFLKAEGYIRFQISVGTQRFKWRGKYFVETPAAATEKIFFATDDVHKKNPNEIRITWNAFNLTSNANANVMISLWGYRETKIEPQLEYIDVIEASLTNTGSYVITPSNYLNRHNINNDMQFGFLQINLTQPDQYSNLALSPILWSRPIPLAWYMAPQWEQKHGKRWPRALCDNWIRADRFLRNFAADLPLCPCTLEQAVLDKGRFRPDRECDKDSNPSCLRHRGAIHCVVSGTPVAQGAEQQCCYDRYGFLMLTYDQMWGSRPRRIHNLGKMPWNEASKVPSLSMWFHDMRPFYSCCYWQEEQAVGCETYRFERRPSQDCVAYQAPGVAGVFGDPHLITFDGTQYTFNGLGEFVLARSTDQSERFEVQGRFQQMPPNYYGQVMATQLTSVAMRGNTTTTIEVRLRPLHARWRYRLDVLADGRKVYFDRESLKFQHFDGVTVYTPTYLLNQSQVVVQFDAGIGIEVVENEGFMTGRVFLPWKFINKTAGLFGNWSYNKLDDFTLPNGQVASINTNDMRSLYYNFGLKWMLTDRDVSGVGAALFTREFGRMASYYSNASFVPNFVMNPVDFLPANRSYDVDRAEELCGECSQCEYDYAMTLDRDLAHFTKNYYETLVNMQTENAQRVVSCGVLQTPRFGRKLSFDFMPGAKVAFECNEGFILVGDQRRECLANGLWNLPEYGYTECLRHEEHSARVASISLGMVLLIVIPCLLLLVCGANYWIREQIAKEEAEAAAALLPKSKWKRPVRIENGNENANVEI, encoded by the exons ATGCGCTTCAAACTGTTTGTGGTCTGTGCGCTGGCCTGCGGCTTCATGGCCTACGTGCTGGCCAACGAGAATGTATCAACGGAAGTGGAAGATCAAATTATAAAGACCGTGCCCGCGAATAAAGCACCCAAAATTGTTGAAGCTGCCGAATTTGTCGAGATTCCCGAGGAGCTCAAAACGACACCCGCTGTCAAAAAGGTCGACAAAGTGTCGCCACCCGCAGCAGTCGCTCcggcagcagcaaaggcaTCTTCTCCTGCACCAGCTGCGGCTAAGCCACAAGCCAAGCCAATTGTACaggcagcagtggcagcggcgCCAATGAAGCTGTTGCCCGTTGCCTCGAGTCGCGGCACCGATGACATTTTAACTGTGGCTGGACTGAAGCCACAGGCCAAATCTGGGGCACTAGTTATGCCATTGGAATACCTTGGCGAGCTGTACGATGTGGATACCAGTGGCTACAATTGGG ATCCCAACAACAATGTGGCGCCACCGGATACGGCCTCAACCGCTGCTGGTGGTTATACAATTACCTCCGCCCGTCTCGCCGAGCTGCGACAAAATTTCATGTACTGGTTCTTCGACAAGGACATGTATGGTGGCCGTGGCGACTATCAGTTTGACATTCATGCCTCGATGACGCAGCTGCACAAGAATCTGAACTTCCAGATGCCCTTCTACGGTTTTCGTTTCAACTACACACGC CTCTCGCTTAATGGCTACTTGGAGTTCTCTGACCCACCCGAATATCTCACCTATCCACTGGTCTTCCCCATCAAGGACTGGCCGGTTAAACGGGATCCCTCGTTCATGGGCATCTTCTTCAGCAAGTGTCGCGTTGGCCGCATCTATCCCACTGATATCGACCAGCGTACACCCGGCGTTTACTGGCG tgtGGTACGTGATCTGATGGGACGCACGGACCGTTTTGGTGTCGAGGTGCGAGAGCGCACCATGTGGGATATTCGCACTGGCGTTGTGGGTGCTGATACCTTTGTGCCCAAGCACGTTGTGATCGCCACTTGGAAGAATGTCTCCTTTGCCGGCGGCATTGACAACTCGCTTTTTACG ACAAACACATTCCAAATGGTTTTGGCCACCGATGAAGTCTACACTTATGCCATCTGGAACTATGCGGTGCTTAATTGGTTGTCGCATACTGAAGCTGGCGGCGATACGACCAAGGGCGAGGGTGGCACTCCAGCATAT GTCGGTTTCAACGCTGGCAACGGCACCCAGGCTTATGAGTATAAACCTTACAGTCAGAACATGGTCATCAGGGACTTGGCCAATCGTGGTTGGGGCAACGGTTTCCCAGGCCGACATATTTTCCGCCTCGATGAACAAATTCTAATCGGCTCGTGCAACAAAGATATag ATGCTGCGCTGCTGCCACTGACCTTTGCTCCCGAGTCGGGCAATATGTTGGGTGGCCAAGTGGTAAACATAACTGGACCCTGCTTCGATCCTGATATACGCGTCACCTGCCATTTCGATACCGAATCGGTGCTGGGCACCTACGTCGATCGCAATCGTGTGATTTGTGTGCAGCCCTTCCTCAAGGCCGAGGGTTATATACGCTTCCAGATCTCGGTAGGCACTCAGCGTTTCAAGTGGCGTGGAAAGTACTTTGTGGAGACACCCGCCGCGGCCACCGAGAAGATTTTCTTTGCCACCGACGATGTGCACAAGAAGAATCCCAACGAGATTCGCATTACCTGGAATGCCTTCAATTTGACGTCGAATGCCAACGCGAATGTTATGATTTCACTGTGGGGTTATCGTGAAACAAAAATCGAACCACAACTCGAATACATTGATGTCATCGAGGCCAGTCTGACAAATACGGGCAGCTATGTGATCACGCCCTCCAATTACCTCAACCgccacaacatcaacaatgaCATGCAGTTTGGTTTCCTGCAGATCAATCTGACCCAGCCCGACCAATACTCCAACCTGGCGCTTAGTCC CATCCTGTGGTCACGGCCCATTCCGCTGGCCTGGTATATGGCGCCCCAATGGGAGCAGAAGCATGGCAAACGTTGGCCCCGCGCTCTATGCGATAATTGGATCCGTGCCGACCGATTCCTCAG AAACTTTGCCGCCGACTTGCCGCTGTGTCCCTGCACCCTGGAGCAGGCTGTGCTCGATAAGGGTCGCTTCCGGCCGGATCGTGAGTGCGACAAGGACTCGAACCCCAGTTGCTTGCGTCATCGTGGAGCTATACATTGTGTCGTCAGTGGAACGCCAGT TGCCCAAGGTGCTGAGCAGCAGTGTTGCTACGATCGCTATGGATTCCTGATGTTGACCTACGATCAAATGTGGGGCTCACGTCCACGCCGTATTCACAACCTGGGCAAGATGCCGTGGAACGAGGCCAGCAAAGTGCCATCGCTTTCGATGTGGTTCCACGATATGCGTCCCTTCTACTCTTGCTGCTATTGGCAGGAAGAACAGGCTGTGGGCTGTGAAACTTATCGCTTTGAGCGTCGTCCTTCTCAGGATTGTGTTGCTTATCAGGCACCTGGTGTGGCTGGCGTCTTTGGTGATCCACATTTGATTACATTTGATGGCACACAGTACACGTTCAATGGTTTGGGTGAGTTTGTGTTGGCTCGCAGTACCGATCAAAGCGAACGCTTTGAGGTGCAGGGTCGCTTCCAGCAGATGCCACCGAATTATTATGGCCAGGTGATGGCCACTCAGCTGACTTCCGTTGCCATGCGTGgtaatacaacaacgacaattgAGGTGCGTCTGCGCCCACTGCATGCTCGCTGGCGTTATCGTCTGGATGTGCTTGCCGATGGACGAAAGGTGTACTTTGATCGCGAGAGCTTGAAGTTCCAGCACTTTGATGGCGTCACCGTCTATACTCCAACGTATCTGCTGAATCAGTCACAGGTTGTGGTGCAATTTGATgctggcattggcattgagGTCGTGGAGAACGAGGGCTTTATGACGGGTCGTGTCTTCTTGCCGTGGAAGTTTATT AATAAAACTGCTGGCTTGTTTGGAAACTGGAGCTACAACAAGTTGGATGACTTTACGCTACCCAATGGCCAAGTGGCCTCCATCAATACCAACGACATGCGCAGTCTGTATTACAACTTTGGCCTCAAATGGATGCTCACGGATCGCGATGTCTCTGGTGTGGGTGCAGCGTTGTTTACACGCGAGTTTGGACGCATGGCCAGCTACTATTCGAATGCCTCGTTTGTGCCGAACTTTGTGATGAACCCGGTTGATTTCTTGCCCGCCAATCGCAGCTATGATGTGGATCGTGCTGAGGAGTTGTGTGGCGAGTGTTCACAGTGTGAATATGATTATGCAATGACGCTAGATCGAGATTTGGCGCACTTCACAAAGAACTATTACGAGACTTTGGTCAACATGCAGACGGAGAATGCACA ACGCGTGGTTTCATGTGGCGTGCTGCAAACGCCGCGCTTTGGACGCAAGCTCAGCTTTGACTTTATGCCTGGTGCAAAGGTTGCATTCGAGTGCAATGAAGGCTTCATTTTGGTGGGTGATCAGCGTCGGGAGTGCTTGGCGAATGGTCTGTGGAATTTACCTGAATATGGCTACACCGAGTGTCTGC GTCACGAAGAGCATTCGGCCCGGGTGGCAAGCATATCCCTGGGCATGGTGTTGCTTATTGTGATTCCCTGTCTGCTGTTGCTCGTTTGCGGTGCAAATTATTGGATACGCGAGCAAATTGCCAAGGAGGAGGCCgaagcagctgcagcgttGCTCCCGAAGTCCAAATGGAAGCGACCGGTGCGAATAGAGAATGGCAACGAGAATGCGAACGTGGAGATTTGA
- the LOC117574607 gene encoding protein mesh isoform X1, with the protein MRFKLFVVCALACGFMAYVLANENVSTEVEDQIIKTVPANKAPKIVEAAEFVEIPEELKTTPAVKKVDKVSPPAAVAPAAAKASSPAPAAAKPQAKPIVQAAVAAAPMKLLPVASSRGTDDILTVAGLKPQAKSGALVMPLEYLGELYDVDTSGYNWDPNNNVAPPDTASTAAGGYTITSARLAELRQNFMYWFFDKDMYGGRGDYQFDIHASMTQLHKNLNFQMPFYGFRFNYTRLSLNGYLEFSDPPEYLTYPLVFPIKDWPVKRDPSFMGIFFSKCRVGRIYPTDIDQRTPGVYWRVVRDLMGRTDRFGVEVRERTMWDIRTGVVGADTFVPKHVVIATWKNVSFAGGIDNSLFTTNTFQMVLATDEVYTYAIWNYAVLNWLSHTEAGGDTTKGEGGTPAYVGFNAGNGTQAYEYKPYSQNMVIRDLANRGWGNGFPGRHIFRLDEQILIGSCNKDIDAALLPLTFAPESGNMLGGQVVNITGPCFDPDIRVTCHFDTESVLGTYVDRNRVICVQPFLKAEGYIRFQISVGTQRFKWRGKYFVETPAAATEKIFFATDDVHKKNPNEIRITWNAFNLTSNANANVMISLWGYRETKIEPQLEYIDVIEASLTNTGSYVITPSNYLNRHNINNDMQFGFLQINLTQPDQYSNLALSPILWSRPIPLAWYMAPQWEQKHGKRWPRALCDNWIRADRFLRNFAADLPLCPCTLEQAVLDKGRFRPDRECDKDSNPSCLRHRGAIHCVVSGTPVAQGAEQQCCYDRYGFLMLTYDQMWGSRPRRIHNLGKMPWNEASKVPSLSMWFHDMRPFYSCCYWQEEQAVGCETYRFERRPSQDCVAYQAPGVAGVFGDPHLITFDGTQYTFNGLGEFVLARSTDQSERFEVQGRFQQMPPNYYGQVMATQLTSVAMRGNTTTTIEVRLRPLHARWRYRLDVLADGRKVYFDRESLKFQHFDGVTVYTPTYLLNQSQVVVQFDAGIGIEVVENEGFMTGRVFLPWKFINKTAGLFGNWSYNKLDDFTLPNGQVASINTNDMRSLYYNFGLKWMLTDRDVSGVGAALFTREFGRMASYYSNASFVPNFVMNPVDFLPANRSYDVDRAEELCGECSQCEYDYAMTLDRDLAHFTKNYYETLVNMQTENAQRVVSCGVLQTPRFGRKLSFDFMPGAKVAFECNEGFILVGDQRRECLANGLWNLPEYGYTECLREVYYTRRVAFIAIGIILLVIVPLMLCIVCGVYRYRQKQLKEDPHWQMPVLPRSRAGSARNLRVLNYDPEDDSDTDASTLKKSRSYDKVYRTNEPLPGKPQIDFPAKKWDLDMNDEDVTSSEGSDNRTSTKRATDISYINKTNAAHATGEKPKQTGRRSLRSGSGTELNHDGTAIDDEAGHHDDDDDYDEGDIHTGTVHPAGYHQPLSPEEADHLHQQQYSPTFSGVDSRTSGASSINYTPQAAAQNRFGGVPVLPNNTQYYNRPPSGVPQATAAATATPVRIAPTQLTQDSGLPSPPLPHATSPTPSVQKSTEV; encoded by the exons ATGCGCTTCAAACTGTTTGTGGTCTGTGCGCTGGCCTGCGGCTTCATGGCCTACGTGCTGGCCAACGAGAATGTATCAACGGAAGTGGAAGATCAAATTATAAAGACCGTGCCCGCGAATAAAGCACCCAAAATTGTTGAAGCTGCCGAATTTGTCGAGATTCCCGAGGAGCTCAAAACGACACCCGCTGTCAAAAAGGTCGACAAAGTGTCGCCACCCGCAGCAGTCGCTCcggcagcagcaaaggcaTCTTCTCCTGCACCAGCTGCGGCTAAGCCACAAGCCAAGCCAATTGTACaggcagcagtggcagcggcgCCAATGAAGCTGTTGCCCGTTGCCTCGAGTCGCGGCACCGATGACATTTTAACTGTGGCTGGACTGAAGCCACAGGCCAAATCTGGGGCACTAGTTATGCCATTGGAATACCTTGGCGAGCTGTACGATGTGGATACCAGTGGCTACAATTGGG ATCCCAACAACAATGTGGCGCCACCGGATACGGCCTCAACCGCTGCTGGTGGTTATACAATTACCTCCGCCCGTCTCGCCGAGCTGCGACAAAATTTCATGTACTGGTTCTTCGACAAGGACATGTATGGTGGCCGTGGCGACTATCAGTTTGACATTCATGCCTCGATGACGCAGCTGCACAAGAATCTGAACTTCCAGATGCCCTTCTACGGTTTTCGTTTCAACTACACACGC CTCTCGCTTAATGGCTACTTGGAGTTCTCTGACCCACCCGAATATCTCACCTATCCACTGGTCTTCCCCATCAAGGACTGGCCGGTTAAACGGGATCCCTCGTTCATGGGCATCTTCTTCAGCAAGTGTCGCGTTGGCCGCATCTATCCCACTGATATCGACCAGCGTACACCCGGCGTTTACTGGCG tgtGGTACGTGATCTGATGGGACGCACGGACCGTTTTGGTGTCGAGGTGCGAGAGCGCACCATGTGGGATATTCGCACTGGCGTTGTGGGTGCTGATACCTTTGTGCCCAAGCACGTTGTGATCGCCACTTGGAAGAATGTCTCCTTTGCCGGCGGCATTGACAACTCGCTTTTTACG ACAAACACATTCCAAATGGTTTTGGCCACCGATGAAGTCTACACTTATGCCATCTGGAACTATGCGGTGCTTAATTGGTTGTCGCATACTGAAGCTGGCGGCGATACGACCAAGGGCGAGGGTGGCACTCCAGCATAT GTCGGTTTCAACGCTGGCAACGGCACCCAGGCTTATGAGTATAAACCTTACAGTCAGAACATGGTCATCAGGGACTTGGCCAATCGTGGTTGGGGCAACGGTTTCCCAGGCCGACATATTTTCCGCCTCGATGAACAAATTCTAATCGGCTCGTGCAACAAAGATATag ATGCTGCGCTGCTGCCACTGACCTTTGCTCCCGAGTCGGGCAATATGTTGGGTGGCCAAGTGGTAAACATAACTGGACCCTGCTTCGATCCTGATATACGCGTCACCTGCCATTTCGATACCGAATCGGTGCTGGGCACCTACGTCGATCGCAATCGTGTGATTTGTGTGCAGCCCTTCCTCAAGGCCGAGGGTTATATACGCTTCCAGATCTCGGTAGGCACTCAGCGTTTCAAGTGGCGTGGAAAGTACTTTGTGGAGACACCCGCCGCGGCCACCGAGAAGATTTTCTTTGCCACCGACGATGTGCACAAGAAGAATCCCAACGAGATTCGCATTACCTGGAATGCCTTCAATTTGACGTCGAATGCCAACGCGAATGTTATGATTTCACTGTGGGGTTATCGTGAAACAAAAATCGAACCACAACTCGAATACATTGATGTCATCGAGGCCAGTCTGACAAATACGGGCAGCTATGTGATCACGCCCTCCAATTACCTCAACCgccacaacatcaacaatgaCATGCAGTTTGGTTTCCTGCAGATCAATCTGACCCAGCCCGACCAATACTCCAACCTGGCGCTTAGTCC CATCCTGTGGTCACGGCCCATTCCGCTGGCCTGGTATATGGCGCCCCAATGGGAGCAGAAGCATGGCAAACGTTGGCCCCGCGCTCTATGCGATAATTGGATCCGTGCCGACCGATTCCTCAG AAACTTTGCCGCCGACTTGCCGCTGTGTCCCTGCACCCTGGAGCAGGCTGTGCTCGATAAGGGTCGCTTCCGGCCGGATCGTGAGTGCGACAAGGACTCGAACCCCAGTTGCTTGCGTCATCGTGGAGCTATACATTGTGTCGTCAGTGGAACGCCAGT TGCCCAAGGTGCTGAGCAGCAGTGTTGCTACGATCGCTATGGATTCCTGATGTTGACCTACGATCAAATGTGGGGCTCACGTCCACGCCGTATTCACAACCTGGGCAAGATGCCGTGGAACGAGGCCAGCAAAGTGCCATCGCTTTCGATGTGGTTCCACGATATGCGTCCCTTCTACTCTTGCTGCTATTGGCAGGAAGAACAGGCTGTGGGCTGTGAAACTTATCGCTTTGAGCGTCGTCCTTCTCAGGATTGTGTTGCTTATCAGGCACCTGGTGTGGCTGGCGTCTTTGGTGATCCACATTTGATTACATTTGATGGCACACAGTACACGTTCAATGGTTTGGGTGAGTTTGTGTTGGCTCGCAGTACCGATCAAAGCGAACGCTTTGAGGTGCAGGGTCGCTTCCAGCAGATGCCACCGAATTATTATGGCCAGGTGATGGCCACTCAGCTGACTTCCGTTGCCATGCGTGgtaatacaacaacgacaattgAGGTGCGTCTGCGCCCACTGCATGCTCGCTGGCGTTATCGTCTGGATGTGCTTGCCGATGGACGAAAGGTGTACTTTGATCGCGAGAGCTTGAAGTTCCAGCACTTTGATGGCGTCACCGTCTATACTCCAACGTATCTGCTGAATCAGTCACAGGTTGTGGTGCAATTTGATgctggcattggcattgagGTCGTGGAGAACGAGGGCTTTATGACGGGTCGTGTCTTCTTGCCGTGGAAGTTTATT AATAAAACTGCTGGCTTGTTTGGAAACTGGAGCTACAACAAGTTGGATGACTTTACGCTACCCAATGGCCAAGTGGCCTCCATCAATACCAACGACATGCGCAGTCTGTATTACAACTTTGGCCTCAAATGGATGCTCACGGATCGCGATGTCTCTGGTGTGGGTGCAGCGTTGTTTACACGCGAGTTTGGACGCATGGCCAGCTACTATTCGAATGCCTCGTTTGTGCCGAACTTTGTGATGAACCCGGTTGATTTCTTGCCCGCCAATCGCAGCTATGATGTGGATCGTGCTGAGGAGTTGTGTGGCGAGTGTTCACAGTGTGAATATGATTATGCAATGACGCTAGATCGAGATTTGGCGCACTTCACAAAGAACTATTACGAGACTTTGGTCAACATGCAGACGGAGAATGCACA ACGCGTGGTTTCATGTGGCGTGCTGCAAACGCCGCGCTTTGGACGCAAGCTCAGCTTTGACTTTATGCCTGGTGCAAAGGTTGCATTCGAGTGCAATGAAGGCTTCATTTTGGTGGGTGATCAGCGTCGGGAGTGCTTGGCGAATGGTCTGTGGAATTTACCTGAATATGGCTACACCGAGTGTCTGC GTGAAGTGTATTACACGCGTCGGGTCGCTTTCATTGCAATTGGCATTATCCTGCTCGTTATTGTCCCGCTGATGCTGTGCATTGTGTGCGGCGTCTATCGCTATCGTCAGAAGCAGTTGAAGGAGGATCCCCACTGGCAGATGCCTGTGCTGCCGCGTTCACGAGCCGGCTCGGCGCGTAATTTGCGTGTGCTGAACTATGATCCCGAAGACGATAGCGATACCGATGCGAGCACGCTGAAAAAAAGTAGGTCCTACGATAAAGTATATCGCACGAACGAACCATTACCGGGCAAACCGCAAATTGATTTTCCAGCTAAGAAATGGGATCTGGACATGAACGACGAGGATGTGACATCATCGGAAGGTAGTGATAATAGAACAAGCACAAAACGTGCCACGGACATTTCCTACATTAATAAAACTAACGCTGCCCATGCAACAGGTGAGAAACCCAAGCAGACCGGACGTCGCTCCCTCCGCTCTGGCTCCGGCACCGAACTGAATCACGATGGCACCGCCATCGACGATGAGGCTGGCCAtcacgacgatgatgatgactacGATGAGGGTGACATACACACGGGCACCGTCCATCCGGCTGGCTACCATCAGCCGCTATCGCCCGAGGAAGCCGACCACTTGCATCAGCAGCAATACAGCCCGACGTTCAGCGGCGTCGATAGTCGCACAAGTGGCGCCAGCTCCATCAACTACACGCCCCAGGCAGCGGCACAGAATCGCTTTGGTGGCGTGCCCGTGTTGCCCAACAACACGCAGTACTACAATAGGCCGCCATCGGGTGTGCCacaagcaactgcagctgccacagcaacgCCTGTGCGCATTGCGCCCACACAGCTGACGCAAGACAGTGGACTGCCCTCACCACcgctgccacatgccacatcgCCAACGCCATCGGTGCAAAAGTCCACAGAGGTTTAG